In one Lycorma delicatula isolate Av1 chromosome 5, ASM4794821v1, whole genome shotgun sequence genomic region, the following are encoded:
- the LOC142324546 gene encoding uncharacterized protein LOC142324546 produces the protein MQHRILIRTLICFIVIFVEILGGSWNHIQSSTAALETEQLSQYTVDALQIVTSCITPRNFRRPLRFGRCILSQFSNSDLKANLIYPKLKEFIRTVLNRTIAGEHTYRYKLINKFINSQLSNWGRYGTYNRGYGASEYGNSFADNLNSVTTVNRYEAYGDDTYP, from the coding sequence gTTGAAATTCTTGGTGGTAGCTGGAATCATATTCAGAGTTCAACAGCAGCATTGGAAACTGAACAATTGTCTCAATATACTGTTGATGCTTTACAGATAGTAACTTCATGCATAACACCAAGAAATTTTCGACGTCCTTTGAGATTTGGTAGATGTATTTTAAGTCAATTTTCTAATTCTGATTTGAAGGCTAATCTTATATATCCTAAATTAAAAGAGTttataagaacagttttaaatagAACAATTGCCGGAGAGCATacatatagatataaattaataaacaaatttataaatagccAACTTAGCAATTGGGGAAGGTATGGTACCTATAATAGAGGTTACGGTGCTTCAGAATATGGTAATTCATTTGCTGACAATTTGAATTCTGTGACAACAGTAAATAGATATGAGGCATATGGTGATGATACATATCCATGA